From Actinoplanes oblitus, a single genomic window includes:
- a CDS encoding contact-dependent growth inhibition system immunity protein: protein MTDVREQSLEEIEGDAWGDAPADATKLVATIHELRRKPIGLLEVEDLRVLLGQREGVPVLVPRALDILERDPLTEGDYYPGDLLNAVMNRVPADYWAAHPGESARLRVLVGTIDVDEVDDDELRADIAAFREGGTSQPPTPSPGLL, encoded by the coding sequence ATGACCGACGTACGAGAGCAGTCCCTCGAAGAGATCGAAGGTGACGCCTGGGGCGATGCGCCGGCCGACGCCACCAAGCTCGTCGCCACGATTCATGAACTGCGCCGCAAACCGATCGGCTTGCTCGAGGTCGAGGACCTTCGAGTGCTGCTCGGCCAGCGGGAAGGTGTCCCGGTGTTGGTTCCGCGAGCACTGGACATCCTTGAGCGCGATCCGTTGACCGAGGGTGACTACTACCCGGGCGACTTACTGAACGCCGTCATGAACCGCGTCCCGGCGGACTACTGGGCTGCCCATCCCGGCGAGTCGGCTCGCCTGCGTGTCTTGGTCGGCACGATCGACGTAGATGAAGTTGACGATGACGAGCTGCGGGCCGATATCGCCGCGTTCCGCGAAGGAGGCACCTCGCAACCGCCGACGCCGTCGCCCGGTCTGCTCTGA
- a CDS encoding putative T7SS-secreted protein → MAELGETQSATELVPGNPATVRANVGSLRARAAGAESAGNGLIDIDTGAWVGKSGDAFREKFSYEPNKWYDAANSLQTASDALSTYADVLEWAQKQAGEAIRLWEEAEGRTSQAKQEYDQAVAQAAPGQGVAPFVDAGEPGRQAARDVLNYAREQVSGAGSQAASFLNNEAAAAPQKSSWLDEAGDLLKDVGADVVNMLASMGNAVIHHPGEVATAAAGIGLMLLSSGGEGLGVALDATGAGAVAGVPLNVVSAAGLAAGATMTTAAGASLMQHAASDDAVSPVQGSQPPRSVPRKTDRLKEHLTEKDLDGARRELDGEVVARKSDGTPWDHVDEVRNAQRGLINRIRQLKREVGDARLPEEQRSAAQDELGEASRLLDHSEQFVPRVTN, encoded by the coding sequence GTGGCTGAGCTTGGCGAGACGCAGAGCGCGACGGAGCTCGTTCCGGGCAATCCTGCCACCGTCCGTGCCAATGTAGGTTCCCTTCGGGCCCGTGCGGCCGGCGCTGAATCAGCGGGTAATGGTCTGATCGATATCGACACCGGCGCCTGGGTCGGCAAGTCCGGCGACGCTTTCCGCGAGAAGTTCAGCTACGAACCCAACAAGTGGTACGACGCGGCCAACTCGCTACAGACCGCGTCTGATGCGCTGTCAACTTACGCCGATGTCCTGGAGTGGGCGCAGAAGCAGGCCGGAGAAGCGATCCGCCTCTGGGAGGAGGCTGAAGGGCGCACCAGCCAGGCCAAGCAGGAATACGACCAGGCAGTCGCGCAGGCGGCGCCCGGTCAGGGAGTCGCGCCGTTCGTCGATGCCGGCGAGCCGGGGCGACAAGCTGCGCGAGATGTCCTCAACTACGCGCGAGAGCAGGTGAGTGGCGCTGGCAGCCAAGCGGCAAGCTTCCTGAACAACGAGGCGGCCGCAGCACCCCAGAAGTCATCCTGGCTCGATGAGGCAGGAGACCTCCTGAAGGACGTCGGTGCCGACGTGGTCAACATGCTGGCCTCGATGGGTAACGCGGTGATCCACCATCCGGGCGAGGTGGCGACGGCGGCAGCCGGCATCGGGCTGATGCTCCTGAGTTCCGGAGGCGAAGGACTCGGCGTGGCACTCGACGCGACCGGCGCAGGCGCCGTCGCCGGAGTTCCGCTCAACGTCGTTTCGGCCGCAGGCCTGGCCGCAGGCGCCACCATGACGACGGCGGCCGGGGCATCGCTGATGCAGCATGCCGCAAGTGACGACGCGGTCTCGCCGGTGCAAGGCAGCCAACCACCACGAAGCGTTCCCCGCAAGACCGACCGGTTGAAAGAGCACCTCACCGAGAAGGATCTTGACGGCGCGCGGCGGGAACTTGATGGGGAAGTGGTGGCCCGCAAGTCGGACGGCACGCCGTGGGACCATGTCGACGAGGTCCGCAATGCCCAACGCGGCCTGATCAACCGAATTCGGCAGTTGAAACGCGAAGTCGGCGACGCTCGCCTGCCCGAAGAGCAGCGCTCCGCCGCACAGGATGAACTGGGCGAGGCCAGCCGACTGCTGGATCACTCCGAGCAGTTCGTACCGCGGGTCACCAACTGA
- a CDS encoding alpha/beta hydrolase yields MHNRPLSRLLALTAALVVTLTVLVAAGPPPTAAAAPPPRVFRDLAYAPARPAGTRGHLIDLYLPAESVSTPRPLLIVMGGSGWLADDGKGYAPALVPYFTAHGFAVAGVSTRSSRQALFPAQVDDVQAAIRWLRAHAGRYEFDPDRIAVLGDSSGGWTALMAGFTGTGVRAVVDLYAPIDFGQLDAHMLPGACASFNRAFHLDACHASTLSPESSLLGCPILTCPDRVAAANPIARLTTAAPPVLIIHGTDDGLVPLQQSELLFDALAAAGVPSTFYVVPGVGHNRDIVSPAHPPAVVRQAGPALTPAAPHPSNAVIEAFVRAALARPVAVSAH; encoded by the coding sequence ATGCACAATCGACCGCTTTCCCGACTCCTGGCGCTGACCGCGGCGCTCGTCGTCACGCTGACGGTGCTGGTCGCCGCCGGCCCGCCACCGACCGCCGCGGCCGCCCCGCCGCCCCGGGTGTTCCGTGACCTGGCCTACGCCCCCGCGCGGCCAGCCGGCACCCGCGGCCACCTGATCGACCTCTACCTCCCGGCGGAATCGGTCAGTACCCCGCGCCCGCTGCTGATCGTGATGGGCGGCAGCGGCTGGCTCGCCGACGACGGCAAGGGTTACGCCCCGGCGCTGGTCCCCTACTTCACCGCGCACGGTTTCGCGGTTGCCGGGGTGTCCACCCGATCCAGCCGGCAAGCTCTCTTCCCGGCCCAGGTGGACGACGTGCAGGCGGCGATCCGCTGGTTGCGCGCCCACGCCGGCCGGTACGAGTTCGATCCGGACCGAATCGCCGTGCTGGGCGACTCCTCGGGCGGCTGGACCGCGCTGATGGCCGGCTTCACCGGCACCGGCGTGCGCGCCGTGGTGGACCTCTACGCCCCGATCGACTTCGGTCAGCTGGACGCGCACATGCTGCCCGGCGCCTGCGCCTCCTTCAACCGGGCGTTCCACCTGGACGCCTGCCACGCCTCGACCCTCTCCCCGGAGTCCTCCCTGCTGGGCTGTCCGATCCTGACCTGCCCGGACCGGGTCGCCGCGGCCAACCCGATCGCCCGCCTGACGACGGCGGCACCACCGGTCCTGATCATCCACGGGACGGACGACGGCCTGGTGCCGCTGCAGCAGAGCGAGCTGTTGTTCGACGCGCTCGCGGCGGCGGGGGTGCCCAGCACGTTTTACGTGGTGCCGGGGGTCGGCCACAACCGGGACATCGTCTCGCCGGCGCACCCACCGGCGGTGGTCCGGCAGGCCGGGCCGGCCCTGACGCCGGCCGCGCCTCATCCCAGCAATGCGGTGATCGAGGCTTTCGTGCGGGCGGCGCTGGCCCGGCCCGTGGCGGTCAGCGCTCACTGA